In one Sporomusa sphaeroides DSM 2875 genomic region, the following are encoded:
- a CDS encoding cytochrome ubiquinol oxidase subunit I, whose product MDDTALILARLQFGLTLTYHFWFVGLTLGLSILVALMETFYVRLGEQNYKLMAKFWGKLFLVNYAVGIATGLVNEFQFGMNWSEYSRFVGSVFGPPLAFEALTAFFVESVAIGIWVYGWNKVSRRVHLSLIWVVAIAANYSAFWILSANSFMQHPVGYVFNNGRLELNDLAAFITNPYLFYQYSHTVLSGLVLAGYFVMAVSAYYLLRREHLDLFLRSFKIGLVCAMISTVSVVGTGHFYNQYLAHTQPMKMAASEALWETIEPTPFIFFALIDEKNRRNTYQLALPSGLSALAYNSLNAPVTGMNDLQSEFVERYGPGYYIPAVTLLFWSFRGMVAIGFWLVFLTALNAWYCRKQQLECSPVLLKATMWSLPLPYLASTLGWIMAEMGRQPWLVYGLQLTQQGVSKVVSSASIWTSLLAYAVVYAGVALAALYIARKIILKGPGNAQE is encoded by the coding sequence ATATTGGCAAGATTACAATTTGGCCTTACGCTGACATACCATTTCTGGTTTGTGGGGCTTACCCTCGGGTTATCCATCCTAGTAGCCTTGATGGAAACATTTTATGTTCGCCTGGGAGAGCAAAATTACAAGTTAATGGCAAAATTCTGGGGCAAGTTGTTTTTGGTCAACTATGCTGTCGGCATCGCAACCGGCCTTGTCAACGAGTTTCAGTTCGGTATGAACTGGTCAGAATACTCCCGGTTTGTCGGCAGCGTATTTGGGCCGCCTTTGGCGTTTGAAGCCTTAACCGCGTTCTTCGTGGAATCGGTGGCAATTGGAATATGGGTGTACGGCTGGAACAAAGTTTCCCGGCGTGTCCACCTTAGCCTCATCTGGGTGGTGGCGATAGCTGCCAACTATTCGGCGTTCTGGATTCTGTCAGCCAATTCCTTCATGCAGCATCCTGTGGGCTACGTATTTAACAACGGACGCCTGGAACTGAACGATCTGGCAGCGTTTATAACAAATCCGTATCTCTTCTATCAATATTCCCACACCGTTCTATCCGGCCTAGTGCTGGCCGGATATTTTGTTATGGCTGTCAGCGCATACTACCTGCTGCGCAGGGAGCATCTGGACTTATTCCTGCGATCTTTTAAAATAGGTCTGGTATGCGCCATGATATCTACTGTTTCAGTTGTTGGTACCGGTCATTTTTATAATCAGTATCTTGCGCATACCCAGCCCATGAAAATGGCGGCCTCGGAGGCTCTGTGGGAAACCATCGAGCCAACCCCATTCATTTTTTTCGCACTGATCGATGAGAAGAATCGAAGAAATACTTATCAATTAGCGCTGCCGTCAGGACTCTCCGCCTTGGCCTATAATAGTTTAAACGCTCCCGTGACAGGGATGAATGACCTGCAGTCCGAGTTTGTAGAAAGGTACGGTCCAGGATACTATATACCGGCGGTGACGCTTTTATTCTGGAGTTTCCGGGGCATGGTCGCTATCGGCTTCTGGCTGGTTTTTCTTACCGCTCTCAATGCATGGTATTGCCGAAAGCAGCAGCTCGAATGCAGTCCGGTTTTGCTGAAAGCTACGATGTGGAGCCTACCCCTGCCGTACCTGGCTAGCACCCTGGGCTGGATAATGGCTGAGATGGGCAGGCAGCCCTGGCTTGTCTACGGGTTGCAGTTGACGCAGCAAGGCGTCTCTAAGGTCGTGTCTTCGGCGAGTATATGGACCTCTTTACTAGCATACGCGGTAGTATACGCCGGCGTCGCTTTAGCAGCCCTTTATATTGCTCGTAAAATTATCCTTAAAGGCCCTGGCAACGCCCAGGAATAA
- the cydB gene encoding cytochrome d ubiquinol oxidase subunit II — MDLNTVCFIMFSFLLLGYLLLEGFDYGVGMLHPFLGKSESEKRAILQTIAPVWEGNEVWLIAAGAVLFAGFPDVYATLFSGLYLALLLILVTLILRGVAFEFRNQDNNPAWRKFWDWSIFLGSIIPALLWGIALANLLYGLPIDGEKQYVGTFGDLLSIYSLTGGLFFTLLFLLHGTVFLTLRLDHRFTPQVRKIGLTTSKYAILLSAGFILLSFLRTDLTAKLVPAVALAALFLALLFCCRYLKDHQYVLSFIFSTTAIISTVAAIFTGLFPRLIVSSLNPDWSLTVYNSASNPLTLKIMAVTMAIVLPAVLAFEIWKYHIFRERVNINNATIESHKLLWEQLHWQLQQLITHSRNLITIIKKGKKTLGSSVNSLDKVPETATANELQKFRELIRYGRQVAQLVAKMINRLRN; from the coding sequence ATGGATTTAAACACGGTATGTTTTATCATGTTCAGTTTTTTGCTTTTGGGTTATCTGTTATTGGAGGGCTTTGATTACGGCGTTGGCATGCTTCACCCTTTCCTTGGCAAGTCGGAAAGTGAGAAACGAGCAATACTCCAAACCATAGCTCCCGTATGGGAAGGAAATGAAGTCTGGCTAATTGCCGCCGGCGCAGTACTGTTCGCCGGCTTTCCTGACGTTTATGCCACTTTATTCTCCGGGTTATATCTTGCGTTGCTGCTCATCCTCGTGACGTTGATTCTGCGAGGCGTAGCCTTTGAATTTCGTAATCAGGATAACAACCCGGCGTGGCGGAAGTTTTGGGATTGGAGCATATTTCTCGGCAGTATAATACCCGCCTTGCTCTGGGGAATCGCCCTTGCCAACCTGCTGTACGGATTACCCATAGACGGTGAAAAGCAGTATGTGGGTACTTTCGGCGATTTACTAAGCATATATTCACTGACCGGTGGCCTATTTTTCACCCTCCTGTTCCTGCTCCATGGAACAGTTTTCCTCACCCTGCGATTGGATCATCGCTTTACGCCGCAGGTCAGAAAAATCGGTCTCACTACCAGTAAGTACGCAATACTTTTGTCTGCAGGATTCATCCTCCTGTCATTTCTGCGTACCGACCTGACAGCAAAACTTGTTCCTGCCGTGGCCTTGGCCGCACTATTCTTAGCGTTACTTTTTTGCTGCCGGTACTTAAAGGATCACCAATATGTACTCAGTTTTATTTTTAGTACCACTGCAATTATTTCCACTGTTGCTGCCATCTTCACCGGCTTGTTTCCCAGGTTGATTGTGTCCAGCCTGAACCCTGATTGGAGCCTCACTGTTTATAACTCGGCTTCTAACCCTTTAACCTTAAAAATCATGGCTGTCACAATGGCAATCGTGTTACCGGCTGTGCTTGCATTCGAGATTTGGAAATATCACATTTTCAGAGAAAGGGTAAATATCAACAACGCTACTATTGAGTCACATAAGCTATTATGGGAACAATTGCATTGGCAATTACAGCAATTAATAACGCATTCACGTAATCTTATTACTATTATCAAGAAAGGAAAGAAAACCTTAGGTAGTAGTGTGAATAGCCTTGACAAAGTTCCGGAAACAGCAACAGCAAATGAGCTGCAGAAATTCCGGGAGTTAATACGCTACGGTCGTCAAGTGGCACAGCTAGTTGCCAAGATGATAAATAGATTGAGAAACTAA
- a CDS encoding nucleotidyltransferase domain-containing protein yields the protein MDQIETILQSVRNTLTPIMGIAGVVLGGSRARGTHTLESDIDIGIYYHSDTLDLTVLDKAATVLDSEHGTGLIAPPGAWGNWVNGGGWLMINGCHVDFILRDILRVEQAIEDCREGRITAHYQTGHPHAYLNAMYMGELAICRILFDRDGKLQEMQNKTQPYPQNMREAIIRFFMFEAGFSHMFADKNKNKHDAYYVAAHLVRSVSCLNQVLFALNGEYCINEKKAVRMIDGFQVKPPEYGRRIENLFSLAGHEEEQACTCLKKLIDDVEKLVREV from the coding sequence ATGGATCAAATAGAAACTATATTACAATCGGTTCGCAATACTCTGACCCCTATTATGGGGATAGCGGGTGTTGTGTTGGGCGGTTCAAGAGCAAGAGGAACTCATACTCTTGAATCCGACATTGATATTGGAATCTATTATCATAGCGATACCCTTGATTTAACCGTTCTGGACAAGGCAGCTACGGTGTTGGACAGTGAACACGGGACCGGTTTGATCGCACCTCCCGGGGCGTGGGGAAACTGGGTTAATGGCGGTGGCTGGCTTATGATTAACGGCTGCCATGTAGATTTCATTCTGCGGGATATTCTGCGAGTGGAGCAGGCTATTGAGGATTGTCGGGAAGGCAGGATTACTGCCCACTATCAAACCGGGCATCCTCATGCTTACCTAAATGCCATGTACATGGGGGAACTAGCCATTTGCAGAATACTCTTTGATCGCGATGGGAAACTACAGGAGATGCAGAATAAAACCCAGCCTTACCCACAGAACATGAGGGAGGCAATAATTCGCTTTTTTATGTTTGAAGCCGGATTTTCTCATATGTTTGCTGATAAGAACAAAAATAAGCATGATGCGTATTATGTAGCAGCGCATCTGGTCCGTTCGGTTTCCTGTCTTAACCAGGTACTGTTCGCACTCAACGGTGAGTACTGTATCAATGAGAAAAAAGCTGTCCGCATGATTGACGGATTTCAGGTCAAACCGCCTGAGTATGGGCGGAGGATAGAAAATTTATTCTCGTTAGCTGGACACGAAGAAGAACAGGCATGTACATGCCTGAAAAAATTAATCGATGATGTAGAAAAACTGGTTCGAGAGGTTTAA
- a CDS encoding ArsB/NhaD family transporter encodes MEKQAILAISVFLLTYAFIISEKVHRTIVAMIGGIIMLALGVVSQETALHHIDFNTLGLLTGMMIIVAITGETGLFKYIAIVAAKKAKGDPLKILFLLAIITAVSSAFLDNVTTVLLMVPVTFSITRQLKVNPEPYLITEIIASNIGGTATLIGDPPNIMIGSAVKELSFMAFINNLAFISAVTLIITLIILLLIYRKQLKTTEELKSGLMSLDEKKELKDKVLLKQSLIVLSLTILGFFLHQLLHLESATVALGGAFILLLLTSKTDHDLEHAFSRVEWSTIFFFVGLFVVVSGLIETGIISSLARSAIAFTGGDIKVTAILILWLSAIASAFVDNIPFVATMIPMIQDMGLMGIANLEPLWWSLALGACFGGNGSLIGASANLIVVGLAAQEGVHISFMRFFFIGFPIMLLSVLIATVYVYIRYLAV; translated from the coding sequence ATGGAAAAACAAGCAATCTTGGCAATTAGTGTATTTTTATTGACTTATGCATTTATTATTTCTGAGAAGGTACACCGCACTATTGTAGCAATGATCGGTGGCATAATCATGTTGGCCTTGGGGGTTGTTAGTCAGGAAACTGCACTTCATCATATCGATTTTAATACATTAGGCTTATTGACTGGTATGATGATTATTGTTGCCATAACAGGTGAAACGGGATTATTCAAATATATAGCTATCGTAGCTGCAAAAAAAGCAAAGGGAGACCCCTTAAAAATTCTTTTTTTATTGGCTATCATTACCGCTGTATCTTCTGCATTTCTTGATAATGTCACAACTGTATTGCTGATGGTTCCAGTAACCTTTAGCATCACTAGGCAGTTAAAAGTCAATCCTGAACCTTATCTCATTACCGAGATTATCGCATCTAATATAGGTGGTACGGCTACTCTAATTGGAGATCCTCCGAACATTATGATCGGCAGTGCGGTAAAGGAGCTTTCATTTATGGCGTTTATTAATAATTTGGCGTTCATTTCAGCGGTAACCTTAATTATAACCCTGATTATTTTACTCTTAATATATCGTAAGCAGCTTAAGACTACAGAGGAGTTAAAATCAGGACTCATGAGTTTGGATGAAAAAAAGGAATTAAAAGACAAAGTTCTTCTAAAGCAGAGTTTAATAGTTTTAAGCCTAACTATCCTCGGCTTCTTTCTACACCAGCTTCTTCATTTGGAGTCGGCAACAGTAGCACTGGGGGGAGCCTTTATCTTGTTATTGCTTACAAGTAAAACCGATCATGACCTTGAGCATGCTTTTAGCCGGGTAGAATGGAGTACAATTTTCTTTTTTGTAGGTCTTTTTGTAGTAGTCTCTGGTCTTATCGAAACAGGGATTATCAGTAGTTTGGCTCGAAGTGCCATCGCGTTTACCGGTGGGGATATTAAGGTTACGGCTATCTTGATTTTGTGGTTAAGTGCAATTGCCTCCGCATTTGTGGATAATATCCCATTTGTTGCTACAATGATACCAATGATTCAGGACATGGGGTTAATGGGAATTGCGAACTTAGAACCTTTGTGGTGGAGTTTAGCATTAGGGGCTTGTTTTGGTGGAAACGGCAGTTTAATTGGTGCTAGCGCAAACCTAATCGTGGTAGGATTAGCTGCACAAGAGGGAGTCCATATTTCGTTTATGCGATTTTTTTTCATAGGTTTTCCGATAATGTTACTATCTGTACTTATAGCGACTGTTTATGTATATATTCGCTATCTGGCGGTGTAG
- a CDS encoding DUF169 domain-containing protein: MKSELASRLKLRYSPVAVLFTNEKPEKALEFAEQKWGCVAAMLTAATKGRTVVFSRKTFGCLGGGVGLGLGNLYSGFPGGITNFLSTGSGEGYPPGEAYKKTPAMAQSFVDHLPITDIPEQYVVFKPLAEVDEDKEKPEVIVFYVNPDQLSAMVVLANYGRSESSVKIPFAAGCHSTCLLPWSEAAQEKPNAIVGMIDISARPVIDADLLSFSMPLSLFKEMESNAHGSFLDKEAWNKVAKRL, translated from the coding sequence ATGAAAAGTGAACTGGCAAGTAGGCTAAAGCTTCGTTATTCGCCTGTAGCTGTTTTATTTACCAATGAAAAGCCTGAGAAAGCACTCGAATTTGCCGAGCAAAAATGGGGTTGTGTAGCGGCAATGCTTACAGCAGCGACTAAAGGCAGGACAGTTGTATTTAGCCGTAAAACTTTTGGATGTCTAGGTGGTGGAGTTGGACTAGGGTTGGGGAATCTTTACAGTGGCTTTCCAGGCGGTATTACTAATTTTCTTTCTACAGGAAGTGGGGAGGGATACCCGCCTGGCGAGGCCTATAAAAAGACACCGGCAATGGCTCAAAGCTTTGTAGATCACCTGCCGATAACTGATATACCTGAACAGTATGTGGTATTTAAGCCGCTGGCAGAAGTAGACGAAGATAAGGAAAAACCAGAGGTTATTGTATTTTATGTGAATCCCGATCAGTTATCTGCCATGGTGGTCTTGGCTAATTATGGCCGATCAGAAAGTAGCGTCAAAATTCCGTTTGCGGCAGGCTGCCACTCAACCTGCTTATTACCTTGGAGTGAAGCGGCCCAAGAGAAACCTAATGCAATAGTAGGAATGATTGATATTTCCGCTCGTCCTGTTATTGATGCCGATTTGCTCTCTTTTAGTATGCCTTTAAGTCTATTTAAAGAGATGGAAAGCAATGCTCATGGTAGTTTTCTCGATAAAGAAGCTTGGAATAAAGTCGCCAAGCGTCTCTAG
- a CDS encoding MarR family winged helix-turn-helix transcriptional regulator: MEFKLNDSLGFILNKTNAKLKNELLQRLKEYDVTPEQWAILNCLWEQEGVTPKELSDRIDKDKPNTNRILEKLQMKELIVRKPHPVDKRAFQIFLTDKGWAVREQLIPRAKELLDKATTGIDEHKVTELKNMLNQIYYNIK; the protein is encoded by the coding sequence ATGGAATTTAAATTGAATGACTCCTTGGGGTTTATCTTAAATAAGACGAATGCAAAACTCAAAAATGAATTGCTGCAACGACTCAAAGAATATGATGTTACACCAGAGCAATGGGCCATACTTAATTGTTTATGGGAACAAGAAGGTGTTACCCCTAAAGAGTTGTCAGACAGAATCGACAAAGATAAACCCAATACAAATCGCATTTTAGAGAAATTACAAATGAAAGAATTGATTGTCCGAAAACCTCATCCTGTAGATAAAAGGGCTTTTCAAATATTTCTGACTGACAAAGGGTGGGCAGTGAGGGAACAATTAATTCCCAGGGCTAAAGAACTATTAGATAAAGCAACAACAGGAATCGATGAACATAAAGTGACAGAATTGAAAAATATGTTAAATCAAATTTACTATAATATTAAATAG
- a CDS encoding DUF1836 domain-containing protein translates to MDIIMEYNKETIQTIIESLGLTEDIQVDDIPDINLYMDQLLEFLNNRLYWLKRESADKGLTKTMINNYTKDQLLIPPQNRKYGRQHIMLLILISQLKSILSISDIKKIFAPILNDINTPDDDVIPLQEIYITFLELRKEQFAEFYDTFEEKVKYIESKTAAIETTNRNAAELLLIILMLVAQANASKRLAEKMIDTFFTDKEE, encoded by the coding sequence ATGGATATAATCATGGAATATAACAAGGAAACCATACAAACGATCATCGAAAGTCTTGGCCTGACCGAAGATATTCAGGTGGACGATATCCCTGATATAAATCTTTATATGGACCAGCTATTAGAGTTTCTTAACAATAGGCTTTATTGGCTAAAAAGAGAGTCAGCTGACAAGGGTCTAACAAAAACCATGATCAACAATTATACCAAAGATCAACTGTTGATACCGCCTCAAAATCGAAAATATGGAAGACAGCATATTATGCTTCTAATATTGATTTCCCAATTAAAAAGCATTCTTTCAATTAGTGATATCAAAAAAATCTTTGCCCCTATTTTGAACGATATTAATACCCCTGATGATGATGTTATTCCTCTCCAAGAGATATACATAACCTTCCTGGAGTTAAGAAAGGAACAGTTCGCAGAATTCTACGATACTTTTGAGGAAAAAGTCAAATATATAGAGAGCAAAACAGCTGCTATAGAAACAACTAACCGGAATGCGGCTGAGCTTCTTTTAATCATCTTGATGCTGGTTGCTCAGGCCAATGCTTCGAAACGTCTGGCAGAGAAAATGATTGATACCTTTTTTACCGATAAGGAAGAATAA
- a CDS encoding CGGC domain-containing protein: MGFIICPHCSDMTWETKEFAAVKTGAGAFRNLGPAAVVGCIACAGCPGKQVVNRAKLLIKCGADIIAMSSCMSSTTADKNACPYYEHILEELSKKLRTTIVIDCRNGAGA, from the coding sequence GTGGGATTTATCATTTGTCCGCACTGTAGCGACATGACTTGGGAAACAAAAGAGTTTGCAGCAGTAAAAACAGGAGCGGGTGCATTTAGAAATTTAGGCCCGGCTGCAGTAGTTGGCTGTATTGCCTGCGCTGGGTGTCCAGGCAAGCAAGTAGTAAATAGAGCTAAATTATTGATAAAATGTGGCGCCGATATAATTGCGATGTCCTCTTGCATGAGCAGTACCACCGCGGATAAAAATGCCTGTCCTTATTATGAGCATATCCTGGAAGAACTGTCTAAAAAGTTAAGAACGACGATTGTTATTGACTGCCGTAATGGCGCTGGCGCTTAA
- a CDS encoding cupin domain-containing protein, protein MKPAELSVFPMGEKNEAYARYFVGQSYLNMLSTSDVVIGNVTFEPGCRNNWHIHRAAKGGGQILLCTAGRGWYQEWGKPAQELGPGDVVNIRVSVKHWHGAAKDSWFAHLAVEVPGDETANEWLEAVSDEEYSHLK, encoded by the coding sequence ATGAAACCAGCAGAGTTGAGCGTATTTCCTATGGGGGAAAAGAATGAAGCGTATGCCCGGTATTTTGTTGGACAGAGTTATTTGAATATGCTGTCCACAAGCGATGTTGTGATCGGCAATGTGACCTTTGAGCCGGGCTGTCGCAACAACTGGCATATTCATCGGGCTGCAAAAGGCGGCGGACAGATTTTGCTTTGCACTGCCGGCAGAGGCTGGTATCAGGAGTGGGGGAAGCCGGCGCAGGAACTAGGGCCCGGAGATGTAGTAAACATCCGTGTCAGTGTCAAACACTGGCATGGCGCGGCCAAAGATAGCTGGTTTGCCCATCTTGCAGTGGAAGTGCCGGGAGATGAGACCGCCAATGAATGGCTGGAAGCGGTCAGTGATGAAGAATATAGTCACTTGAAATAG
- a CDS encoding EamA family transporter translates to MAIIASQQGGEMTTAGFWLVTAAAACWGVGNVIMRRATQGVPAFPMLSLIVWMGFLAILPLAVLSLLLEGYDSWLSAWQAPTWTGIGSLIYLALVANLVGYGLWGKLLSWNIGKKSETSC, encoded by the coding sequence ATGGCAATTATCGCTTCTCAACAGGGCGGTGAGATGACGACAGCCGGATTTTGGCTGGTTACAGCCGCCGCTGCTTGCTGGGGTGTGGGCAATGTCATCATGCGCCGGGCTACTCAAGGTGTACCGGCTTTTCCTATGCTGTCGCTGATTGTTTGGATGGGTTTTTTAGCTATTCTTCCGTTAGCGGTATTGTCGTTGCTGCTGGAAGGCTACGATTCCTGGCTGTCAGCCTGGCAGGCACCTACCTGGACAGGCATTGGCTCGCTTATTTATTTGGCTTTGGTGGCTAATCTGGTTGGATATGGACTATGGGGAAAACTGCTTTCCTGGAATATAGGCAAAAAGTCTGAAACCTCCTGTTGA
- a CDS encoding MBL fold metallo-hydrolase yields MTLPPDQQAFGKAFCKMLRRVEPVHVDRMLHDGEYLNWCGGCQVIATPGHTPGHISLFMEEASIVITGDAIALENGLPVIANPQFTLDIEQAAESMEKLLAMKAKTYYCYHGGIYSLT; encoded by the coding sequence ATGACCCTTCCACCCGACCAGCAGGCGTTTGGAAAGGCATTTTGTAAGATGCTTCGCAGGGTTGAGCCGGTTCATGTAGACAGAATGTTACATGATGGGGAGTACTTGAATTGGTGCGGAGGTTGCCAAGTTATTGCAACCCCAGGGCATACGCCCGGACATATTTCGCTGTTCATGGAAGAAGCTTCGATTGTTATAACCGGTGATGCCATTGCTTTAGAGAATGGCTTGCCTGTTATCGCAAACCCTCAATTTACATTGGATATTGAACAGGCCGCAGAATCAATGGAGAAATTACTTGCAATGAAAGCCAAGACCTATTATTGCTATCATGGAGGCATTTATTCACTGACATAA
- a CDS encoding MBL fold metallo-hydrolase, with translation MAKKIRKMRYKILPLTITMPFGDTQNTIHPTLLWDQQNIILVDGGFIGSCPMLDQELLLHGISLQQLTGLVLTHHDHDHIGAAAALKRVNPNCKYTVQRRKHSLFPHRKNRCGCVRQKKCK, from the coding sequence ATGGCAAAGAAAATCCGTAAAATGCGATACAAAATTCTGCCGCTGACCATAACTATGCCATTTGGCGATACTCAAAACACGATACACCCCACTCTGCTGTGGGATCAGCAGAATATTATATTGGTTGATGGCGGATTCATTGGTTCGTGCCCCATGCTTGATCAGGAATTGCTGTTACATGGAATTTCGCTACAGCAACTGACAGGACTTGTCCTGACCCATCATGACCACGACCATATAGGAGCGGCTGCCGCATTGAAAAGAGTGAATCCAAACTGCAAATATACAGTTCAGCGGAGGAAGCACTCTTTATTTCCGCACAGGAAAAACCGCTGCGGTTGTGTCAGGCAGAAGAAATGCAAATGA
- a CDS encoding pyruvate kinase alpha/beta domain-containing protein has translation MYWKSAGDAHTEKTVELALSKAKEYGIKSVVVASNTGKTAQLLAGKVENVVCVTHANGFKEPGVNELSAEQRELLVSKNVKVLTTTHVLSGAERGISRKFGGAYPVEIMANTLRMFGQGVKVTVEIAVMALDAGLIPYGEDIIAIGGTGRGADAAVVIRPAHAANIFDTYIAEIICKP, from the coding sequence ATGTATTGGAAATCTGCAGGTGACGCCCATACTGAGAAAACGGTGGAATTGGCCTTGAGTAAAGCAAAAGAGTATGGCATCAAGTCCGTTGTTGTAGCCTCCAACACCGGCAAAACCGCTCAATTGCTGGCAGGAAAAGTTGAAAACGTGGTCTGCGTTACCCATGCCAATGGCTTTAAGGAGCCGGGTGTTAATGAATTGTCTGCCGAGCAGCGTGAACTATTAGTGAGTAAAAATGTAAAAGTACTAACAACCACCCATGTACTGTCCGGGGCGGAACGGGGTATTAGCCGGAAGTTCGGCGGGGCATATCCAGTGGAAATTATGGCCAATACGCTGAGAATGTTTGGGCAGGGAGTTAAAGTTACTGTAGAGATTGCTGTTATGGCGCTGGATGCCGGACTGATCCCCTATGGTGAAGATATCATTGCCATTGGCGGTACCGGACGAGGCGCTGATGCAGCGGTGGTCATACGTCCGGCCCATGCCGCCAATATCTTTGATACCTATATCGCCGAAATTATTTGCAAGCCGTAA
- a CDS encoding TIGR04076 family protein — MEHKCKITVLRKECYQDLQEQYLADPRSGKCPFFEEGQEFLLEGNDFFRMLHGKFCSEAWDAISRYVYAALQGGSIMKGWTNDEKMMIACCNDGTRPVIFKIERIDVEE, encoded by the coding sequence ATGGAACACAAATGTAAGATAACCGTACTGCGCAAGGAATGCTATCAAGATTTGCAGGAACAGTATTTGGCTGATCCCCGGTCGGGAAAATGTCCTTTTTTTGAAGAAGGTCAAGAGTTTCTGCTGGAAGGCAATGATTTCTTCCGGATGCTGCATGGAAAATTCTGCTCAGAGGCATGGGATGCCATCAGCCGTTATGTATATGCAGCATTGCAGGGCGGGTCGATTATGAAAGGCTGGACAAATGACGAAAAGATGATGATTGCCTGTTGTAACGACGGCACTCGTCCCGTCATTTTTAAAATTGAACGTATTGATGTAGAGGAGTGA
- a CDS encoding TMEM165/GDT1 family protein yields the protein MEAFITASLFVVLAEMGDKTQLLGMAFATRYRWQTVLCGVFVATVLNHLFAVVVGSYITNYVPMSTVQIIASLSFIVFGLWTIRGDQLEGEDRERSMSPFWTVTVAFFIAEMGDKTQLATIALAAKFPNEIVPVWMGTTIGMMIANAIGILIGVVLGKQIPERIVKWGASLIFIFFGILGLYDALPREYLSVTRVSLFIAVLIALIYFVAKWGNQSSKPTPEAE from the coding sequence ATGGAGGCTTTTATCACAGCATCGCTCTTTGTTGTACTGGCGGAAATGGGCGATAAAACACAATTACTGGGGATGGCCTTTGCGACAAGATACCGCTGGCAGACGGTATTGTGTGGTGTTTTTGTTGCGACAGTATTGAACCATTTATTTGCTGTAGTAGTAGGAAGCTATATTACCAACTACGTTCCGATGAGCACTGTCCAAATTATCGCCTCACTATCATTTATTGTGTTTGGGCTTTGGACAATCAGGGGAGATCAACTTGAAGGAGAAGACCGGGAACGTTCAATGAGTCCGTTTTGGACGGTTACCGTAGCCTTCTTTATCGCAGAGATGGGAGATAAGACACAACTGGCAACTATTGCGTTGGCGGCTAAATTCCCCAATGAGATAGTTCCGGTATGGATGGGAACAACAATTGGGATGATGATTGCAAATGCAATAGGTATTCTCATCGGCGTTGTACTTGGCAAACAAATTCCTGAGCGCATAGTAAAATGGGGAGCTTCGTTAATTTTTATTTTCTTTGGGATACTCGGGCTTTATGATGCCCTGCCGAGAGAATATTTAAGTGTTACGCGGGTTAGCTTATTTATTGCTGTACTCATAGCCCTAATTTATTTTGTTGCGAAATGGGGCAATCAATCCTCTAAGCCTACTCCGGAAGCTGAGTAA